Proteins encoded in a region of the Methylosinus trichosporium OB3b genome:
- a CDS encoding AAA family ATPase — MTQENKKMDIESDFLQLARIALSGRPQDVHVILRRVVKRYHLLMPALAEALTTLLHESPSQASPLRRQAEIPLPVDLDSRLHLMRVEADPVLDHEPVFAPSLEVSLRQLIEERKNPQALARAGLDPTRAALFLGPPGVGKTMAARWVARELKRPLLILDLAAVMSSLLGRTGINLRHVLEYAKTIDCVLLLDELDTIAKRRDDHGEIGELKRLVTVLIQQIDDWPSSSVLLAATNHPDLLDPAIWRRFELHVEFPLPDQEAIVRFVESSLHPYFAAAGEWSSLLAVAFDGCSFSDIERGLSAARRSAALGGMPLEESLAGLVTGKSIARSKRINLATALVDQGLLSQRRARELTGVARDTIRSRTAASKTKAKPKEGS; from the coding sequence ATGACCCAAGAGAATAAGAAGATGGATATTGAAAGCGACTTTCTGCAGCTGGCCCGCATCGCGCTGTCCGGGCGGCCGCAGGATGTCCATGTCATCTTGCGCCGGGTCGTCAAGCGGTATCATCTCCTTATGCCCGCGCTTGCGGAAGCATTGACGACACTTCTGCACGAGTCGCCCTCGCAGGCCTCGCCGTTGCGCCGACAGGCCGAGATCCCCCTCCCGGTTGATCTCGATTCGCGGCTTCACCTCATGCGCGTCGAGGCCGACCCCGTGCTCGACCACGAGCCGGTCTTCGCCCCGAGCCTAGAAGTATCGCTCCGCCAGTTGATCGAGGAGCGGAAAAATCCGCAGGCGCTCGCGCGAGCGGGCCTTGATCCGACGCGGGCGGCGCTGTTCCTCGGTCCCCCCGGCGTCGGCAAGACTATGGCGGCGCGATGGGTCGCACGCGAACTCAAGCGCCCGCTGCTCATCCTCGATCTCGCGGCGGTGATGAGCAGCCTCTTGGGGCGGACGGGCATCAACCTGCGGCACGTCCTTGAATATGCCAAGACAATCGACTGCGTGCTGCTTCTCGATGAGCTGGATACGATTGCCAAGCGGCGTGACGACCATGGCGAGATCGGCGAGCTCAAGCGGCTTGTCACGGTGCTCATCCAGCAAATAGATGATTGGCCGTCGTCAAGTGTATTGCTGGCGGCGACGAATCACCCCGATTTGCTCGATCCCGCGATCTGGCGTCGCTTCGAACTGCATGTGGAGTTTCCGCTTCCCGACCAGGAGGCGATCGTACGCTTCGTCGAAAGCTCCTTGCATCCGTATTTCGCGGCCGCCGGGGAGTGGAGTAGTCTGCTCGCGGTGGCGTTCGACGGTTGTTCGTTCAGCGACATTGAGCGCGGTCTTTCGGCAGCACGGCGCAGCGCGGCGCTCGGGGGTATGCCGTTGGAAGAGAGTCTTGCGGGCCTCGTGACGGGCAAATCCATTGCGCGAAGCAAGCGGATCAATCTGGCCACGGCGCTCGTCGATCAGGGGCTGCTTTCGCAGCGCCGGGCCCGCGAACTCACCGGCGTCGCGCGGGATACGATCCGGAGCCGGACTGCCGCCTCGAAGACGAAGGCAAAACCGAAAGAAGGAAGCTAG
- a CDS encoding S8 family peptidase has product MAKRNFLLGKGERLVEDVAGVRGGAPKSHPYTFAEAKDRIVPMLARVVRGIDHLPPEACPNDAAVAAVTLNPEYIAKSYFPEKLLEAVGLEPVGSRPRRITPEKRSKGREPEEAITTELFVMGPRSAFRAWRSQLVNFAEDAVGAKDLPSIEQISAPTARDKVKGRVPKTGKVVFEVVLHSSGGVKGVVTQFQEYLKKIGLEQPLGRRFDAGGLSFVELEAPVEAVERIATFTPVRAVRQMPMLRILRPSFRSSRVPMETIELSTKGPVDPSIRVAIFDGGLPKGHPVTKWAKPIDPPGIGAAWDEFQKHGVGVTSAFLFGHIDPSKPLGRPYAPVDHYRVLDTMPGQDPHELYEVLGRIDSVLVNKKYDFINLSIGPYPPVEDDDVHAWTAVLDDRLSHGDTLATIAVGNNGSRPAKDGLNRIQVPSDCVNALAVGACDNYETPWQRCVYSSVGPGRSPGVVKPDFVEFGGNLQRPFIVVHDGRELALEATEGTSFSAPSVMRLGAGVRAHFGTNLGILAIRALLVHTTEPSDFPCEDVGRGRVARSLDEIVLCDDDTVRVVYQGIIAPARYIRAPIPVPSGTIPGKVTITATLCYPTGVDPHHPGNYTRAGLEPTFRPHDQKRKDPKQAHPDSKGFFGKTQSGLMEDELRRDAWKWENCLHTSVTFMGKTLRNPVLDIHYNARQAGRDFAPKEALPYALVVSVHAKHLGDLYDRVVRKYAKQLEALRPVVEIPVNT; this is encoded by the coding sequence ATGGCGAAGCGGAACTTCCTGCTCGGCAAGGGCGAACGCCTCGTTGAAGACGTCGCGGGCGTGCGCGGCGGCGCGCCCAAAAGCCACCCCTACACTTTCGCGGAAGCCAAAGACCGAATTGTGCCGATGCTAGCCCGCGTCGTGCGCGGGATTGATCACCTGCCGCCGGAAGCCTGCCCGAATGATGCCGCCGTCGCGGCGGTAACGCTCAACCCGGAATACATCGCCAAATCCTACTTCCCTGAAAAACTCCTTGAGGCGGTCGGGCTGGAGCCGGTCGGAAGCCGGCCTCGCCGCATCACGCCGGAGAAGCGATCGAAAGGCCGCGAACCCGAGGAGGCGATCACGACGGAATTGTTCGTCATGGGGCCACGGTCTGCGTTTCGCGCCTGGCGCTCGCAGCTGGTCAACTTCGCCGAGGACGCTGTTGGCGCCAAAGACTTGCCGTCCATTGAGCAGATATCAGCGCCGACGGCGCGCGATAAGGTCAAGGGCCGCGTGCCAAAAACAGGGAAGGTTGTCTTCGAGGTTGTCCTGCACAGCAGCGGCGGCGTGAAGGGTGTCGTCACGCAATTTCAGGAATATCTGAAAAAGATTGGGCTCGAGCAGCCGCTCGGCCGCCGCTTCGATGCCGGTGGCCTATCCTTCGTTGAGCTTGAAGCGCCTGTGGAGGCGGTCGAGCGTATCGCGACCTTCACGCCCGTCCGCGCCGTGCGGCAGATGCCGATGCTGCGTATCCTGCGCCCGAGCTTTCGTTCATCGCGTGTTCCGATGGAGACGATTGAGCTTTCGACGAAAGGTCCCGTTGATCCAAGCATCCGCGTCGCCATTTTCGACGGTGGTCTTCCCAAGGGCCATCCGGTGACGAAGTGGGCGAAGCCGATTGATCCACCTGGTATTGGGGCTGCATGGGACGAATTTCAAAAGCACGGCGTCGGCGTGACCTCGGCGTTTCTCTTCGGACACATTGATCCATCTAAGCCGCTCGGCCGTCCCTATGCGCCGGTGGATCATTACCGCGTTCTCGACACGATGCCGGGCCAGGATCCGCACGAGCTCTATGAAGTCCTTGGCCGCATCGACAGCGTACTGGTGAATAAGAAGTATGATTTCATCAACCTCAGCATCGGCCCATATCCCCCCGTCGAGGACGACGACGTTCACGCTTGGACGGCAGTGCTGGATGATCGCCTGTCGCACGGCGACACGCTTGCGACCATCGCCGTCGGCAATAACGGAAGCCGCCCAGCGAAGGACGGACTCAATCGCATCCAGGTTCCTTCCGATTGCGTCAACGCGCTCGCGGTCGGTGCCTGCGACAATTACGAGACGCCGTGGCAGCGTTGCGTCTACAGCTCCGTTGGCCCGGGCCGCAGTCCCGGTGTTGTCAAGCCTGACTTCGTGGAGTTCGGCGGAAATCTTCAACGTCCCTTCATCGTCGTGCATGACGGCAGAGAGCTGGCGCTGGAAGCAACCGAGGGCACGTCTTTTTCCGCGCCGTCGGTGATGCGACTTGGCGCGGGCGTGCGGGCGCATTTCGGCACGAACCTCGGTATCCTTGCCATTCGCGCGCTGCTGGTTCACACGACAGAGCCGTCGGACTTTCCCTGCGAAGACGTTGGCCGTGGCCGCGTCGCCCGTTCTCTGGACGAGATTGTTCTCTGTGACGACGACACGGTGCGCGTCGTCTATCAAGGCATCATTGCGCCCGCGCGCTACATCCGTGCGCCAATCCCGGTGCCGTCCGGCACCATTCCAGGCAAGGTCACGATCACCGCAACGCTCTGCTACCCGACCGGGGTCGATCCGCATCATCCGGGGAACTACACGCGCGCCGGCCTTGAGCCGACCTTCAGGCCCCATGACCAGAAGCGCAAGGACCCCAAGCAGGCGCATCCGGATAGCAAAGGCTTTTTCGGCAAGACGCAAAGCGGGCTGATGGAGGACGAGCTGCGGCGCGACGCGTGGAAATGGGAAAACTGCCTTCACACCAGCGTGACCTTCATGGGCAAGACCCTGCGGAACCCGGTACTCGACATACATTATAACGCCCGTCAGGCAGGCCGTGACTTTGCGCCCAAGGAAGCCTTGCCTTACGCGCTGGTCGTGAGTGTTCATGCCAAACATCTCGGCGATCTTTACGATAGAGTCGTCCGCAAATACGCCAAGCAACTGGAAGCTCTGCGACCGGTCGTGGAGATTCCGGTCAACACATGA
- the tnpC gene encoding IS66 family transposase has protein sequence MDAIGKALLDENAALRAELAVARAKASEDMALIAAQKLQIAKLERQIYGQKSERSARLLEQLALMFEELEASATEDEIAAEQAVAKTTAVAGFARKRPERNTFPEHLPRERVVIEAPTSCACCGGQRLRKLGEDVTQTLETTPRQWKVIETVREKFSCRDCEKITQPPAPFHVVPRGWAGPSLLAMIAFEKFGQHQPLNRQADRYALEGAPIALSTMADAIGSICAALEPLRLLIEEHVLSAERLHGDDTIVPVLAKGKTDTGRCWVYVRDDAPFDGAGPPAAIFYYSRDRKGEHPQTHLANYSGILQADAYDGYNKLYAAERKPGPILEAACWAHARRPFFVMADIDANVRRKAAGKKEIPLSPIAIEIVRRIDALFEIERSINGKSAQERLAVRRASSRPLVDALESYMREQVAKLSRGHDLAKAMQYMLKRWPAFTLFLDDGRVCVSNNAAERGLRGIALGRKSWQFCGSDRGGERAAAMYGLIVTAKMNGVDPQAWLADVLARIAAHPAHRLDELLPWNWRQKDKAAPALAA, from the coding sequence ATGGACGCCATCGGCAAAGCCCTGTTGGACGAAAACGCCGCGCTGAGAGCCGAGCTCGCCGTCGCGCGCGCGAAGGCGTCGGAAGACATGGCGCTGATCGCCGCGCAGAAGCTTCAGATCGCCAAGCTGGAGCGCCAGATATACGGGCAGAAATCGGAGCGGTCGGCGCGTCTTCTCGAGCAATTGGCGCTCATGTTCGAAGAGCTGGAAGCGAGCGCGACGGAAGACGAGATCGCCGCGGAACAGGCGGTCGCGAAGACGACGGCGGTCGCCGGCTTCGCGCGCAAACGGCCGGAGCGCAACACCTTCCCGGAACACCTGCCGCGCGAGCGCGTCGTGATCGAGGCGCCGACGAGCTGCGCCTGCTGTGGCGGCCAGCGCCTGCGCAAGCTCGGCGAGGATGTGACGCAGACATTGGAGACGACGCCGCGTCAGTGGAAAGTGATCGAGACCGTGCGGGAAAAGTTCTCCTGCCGGGACTGCGAGAAGATCACGCAGCCGCCGGCGCCATTCCATGTCGTTCCGCGCGGCTGGGCGGGGCCGAGCCTTTTGGCGATGATCGCTTTCGAGAAGTTCGGCCAGCATCAGCCGCTGAACCGTCAGGCGGATCGTTATGCGCTCGAAGGCGCGCCGATCGCTTTGTCGACCATGGCCGATGCGATCGGCTCCATTTGCGCCGCGCTCGAGCCACTGCGCCTTCTCATAGAAGAGCATGTTCTCTCTGCCGAGCGCCTGCATGGCGACGATACGATCGTGCCCGTGCTGGCGAAGGGCAAAACCGACACCGGCCGCTGCTGGGTCTATGTGCGCGACGATGCGCCCTTCGACGGCGCCGGACCGCCCGCTGCGATTTTCTATTACTCGCGTGATCGCAAAGGCGAACATCCGCAGACCCATTTGGCGAACTACTCCGGCATTCTGCAAGCGGACGCCTATGACGGCTACAACAAGCTGTATGCAGCGGAGCGCAAGCCTGGTCCGATTCTCGAAGCGGCGTGTTGGGCGCACGCGCGGCGCCCGTTCTTCGTCATGGCCGACATCGATGCGAACGTCCGTCGCAAGGCGGCGGGGAAAAAGGAGATTCCTTTGTCGCCGATCGCGATAGAGATCGTGCGCCGCATCGATGCGCTGTTCGAGATCGAGAGGTCGATCAACGGCAAGAGCGCGCAAGAACGCCTCGCCGTTCGCCGAGCGTCGAGCCGACCTCTCGTCGACGCGCTCGAGAGCTATATGCGCGAACAGGTCGCCAAGCTCTCGCGTGGACATGATCTTGCCAAAGCGATGCAATATATGCTGAAGCGATGGCCGGCCTTCACGCTGTTCCTCGACGACGGGCGCGTTTGCGTCTCGAACAATGCAGCCGAGCGTGGACTGCGGGGAATTGCTCTGGGACGAAAATCATGGCAGTTCTGCGGGTCTGACCGTGGAGGCGAGCGCGCCGCCGCTATGTATGGGCTCATCGTCACAGCGAAGATGAACGGCGTCGATCCGCAGGCCTGGCTCGCCGACGTCCTCGCGCGCATCGCCGCGCATCCGGCGCATCGGCTCGATGAATTGCTGCCGTGGAACTGGCGCCAGAAGGATAAAGCTGCGCCGGCGCTGGCGGCCTGA
- the tnpB gene encoding IS66 family insertion sequence element accessory protein TnpB (TnpB, as the term is used for proteins encoded by IS66 family insertion elements, is considered an accessory protein, since TnpC, encoded by a neighboring gene, is a DDE family transposase.): protein MIPLPAGCRVWIATGHTDMRRGMQGLALQVQEQLQRDPHAGDLYIFRGRRGDLAKILWHDGLGLSLYAKRLDRGKFIWPSASAGAVSISAAQMAYMLEGIDWRNPQSTWRPASAG, encoded by the coding sequence ATGATTCCCTTGCCTGCGGGTTGCCGGGTCTGGATCGCCACCGGCCATACGGATATGCGACGCGGCATGCAGGGCCTGGCGCTTCAGGTTCAAGAGCAGTTGCAACGCGATCCTCACGCCGGTGACCTCTACATTTTCCGCGGGCGCCGCGGCGATCTCGCAAAAATCCTCTGGCACGACGGGCTCGGCCTGTCGTTATACGCCAAGCGGCTCGACCGTGGAAAGTTCATCTGGCCCTCGGCGAGCGCGGGCGCGGTGTCGATTTCGGCCGCCCAGATGGCCTATATGCTCGAGGGAATTGATTGGCGAAATCCGCAATCGACATGGCGTCCAGCAAGCGCGGGATGA
- the tnpA gene encoding IS66-like element accessory protein TnpA, with the protein MTLITGGERRRRWRNEDRTRILAAIAEPGAVVADVARREDVCTSLVYKWRRAAQREASAAVCGFSPVIIEPAPRVATSQEQPLQESAAGVVEVELNDVRVKISATAPSSVIAATLKALRS; encoded by the coding sequence ATGACATTGATCACGGGCGGCGAACGACGGCGCCGATGGAGAAACGAAGACCGGACGCGGATATTGGCGGCGATCGCCGAGCCGGGCGCGGTGGTCGCCGATGTGGCGCGGCGCGAGGATGTTTGCACGAGCCTCGTCTACAAATGGCGGCGCGCGGCGCAGCGGGAGGCGAGCGCCGCTGTGTGCGGATTTTCGCCGGTGATCATCGAGCCCGCTCCGCGAGTGGCGACGTCACAGGAACAGCCGCTGCAAGAATCCGCGGCCGGCGTCGTCGAAGTCGAGCTGAACGACGTGCGTGTGAAGATCAGCGCCACGGCGCCGTCTTCCGTGATCGCTGCGACCTTGAAGGCGCTGCGCTCATGA
- the trbK-alt gene encoding putative entry exclusion protein TrbK-alt, with product MERWDVWRAGAILILIATLVATLSALDAPPIIRDASTAFAIDPDDLSAELRRCSALGLQDAEDERCEAVWTENRRRFFGRPARPTPPTAAPAVSSTSPSKSKGAAP from the coding sequence ATGGAACGATGGGACGTATGGCGCGCCGGCGCGATCCTCATTCTGATCGCCACATTGGTCGCGACGCTCTCTGCGCTCGATGCGCCGCCGATCATTCGTGACGCCAGCACGGCCTTCGCCATCGATCCGGACGATCTTTCCGCCGAGCTGCGCCGATGCAGCGCGCTCGGTCTCCAGGATGCCGAAGACGAGCGCTGTGAGGCGGTCTGGACGGAGAACCGCCGCCGCTTCTTCGGCAGGCCGGCGCGGCCGACGCCTCCCACGGCCGCGCCGGCCGTTTCCTCTACGTCCCCCTCCAAATCGAAAGGCGCCGCGCCATGA
- the trbL gene encoding P-type conjugative transfer protein TrbL: protein MNNVGVIDTFLNTFTTYIDSGFGLLKGEVAYLSSTLIAIDITLAGLFWAWGADEDVIQRLVRKTLYIGFFAFLITNFNKLSGIVFNSFAGVGLEAGGSSVSTADFLRPGRLAQVGLDAGQPLIDAASQMMGFASFFANFVQIAVLIISWLLIIIAFFILSVQLFVTLIEFKLTTLAGFVLIPFALFNKTAFLAEKVLGNIVASGVKVMTLAVIVGVGSGLFSQFTTSYGGEQPTIEQTLSVVLAALAMLGLGIFGPGIATGLVSGAPQLGAGAAVGTGVAVAGAGMLGGAALGLAGRGATAAASGAAATARGGARLAGGAASAYALGSAGESGPSAVAAGLAGVGKAAGAVAAAPFRRAAARATNSLAENYSAGARAAFTATGGSATTGAGGDGAISAPPGNAPPAWARRMKRNQLASHGATTAAHVIQSGDSHGGGHSVDLSQEE from the coding sequence ATGAACAATGTCGGCGTCATCGATACATTCCTCAACACTTTCACCACCTATATCGATTCCGGCTTCGGCCTGCTGAAGGGCGAGGTCGCCTATCTCTCCTCCACGCTGATCGCGATCGACATCACGCTCGCCGGCCTGTTCTGGGCCTGGGGCGCCGACGAGGACGTGATCCAGAGGCTCGTGAGGAAGACGCTCTACATCGGCTTCTTCGCTTTCCTGATCACCAACTTCAACAAGCTCTCGGGAATCGTCTTCAATAGTTTCGCTGGCGTCGGCCTCGAGGCCGGTGGCTCTTCGGTGTCGACCGCCGATTTCCTGCGGCCCGGCCGTCTCGCCCAGGTCGGTCTCGACGCCGGCCAGCCACTGATCGACGCGGCGAGTCAGATGATGGGCTTTGCGTCCTTCTTCGCCAATTTCGTTCAGATCGCCGTGCTGATAATTTCCTGGCTGCTGATCATCATCGCCTTCTTCATTCTCTCCGTGCAGCTCTTCGTTACGCTGATCGAGTTCAAGCTGACGACGCTCGCCGGCTTCGTGCTCATTCCCTTCGCGCTCTTCAACAAGACCGCCTTTCTCGCCGAGAAGGTGCTCGGCAATATCGTGGCGTCGGGCGTGAAGGTGATGACGCTCGCCGTCATCGTCGGCGTCGGCTCGGGTCTCTTCTCACAATTCACGACGAGCTACGGCGGCGAGCAGCCGACGATCGAGCAGACGCTCTCCGTCGTGCTCGCCGCGCTCGCCATGCTCGGTCTCGGCATATTCGGTCCCGGCATCGCCACCGGCCTCGTCTCCGGCGCGCCGCAGCTCGGCGCCGGCGCAGCGGTCGGAACCGGCGTCGCCGTCGCAGGCGCAGGAATGCTCGGAGGCGCGGCGCTCGGCCTCGCCGGAAGGGGAGCAACGGCCGCCGCCTCGGGAGCCGCCGCCACCGCGCGCGGCGGCGCGAGGCTCGCCGGCGGAGCGGCGTCGGCCTATGCGCTCGGCTCGGCCGGGGAGTCCGGGCCTTCGGCTGTCGCCGCAGGGCTCGCCGGCGTCGGCAAGGCGGCGGGCGCCGTCGCAGCGGCTCCCTTCCGGCGCGCGGCCGCTCGCGCGACGAATTCCTTGGCCGAGAACTATTCCGCCGGCGCCCGCGCCGCCTTCACGGCGACCGGCGGCTCGGCGACCACAGGCGCAGGTGGTGACGGAGCAATCAGCGCTCCGCCCGGGAATGCGCCGCCCGCCTGGGCGCGGCGCATGAAGCGCAATCAGCTCGCAAGCCACGGCGCGACGACCGCCGCGCATGTCATTCAGTCCGGCGACAGCCACGGCGGCGGCCATTCCGTCGATCTCTCACAAGAGGAATAG
- the trbF gene encoding conjugal transfer protein TrbF — protein sequence MFRRASVRYGRTPEPETPYQRAAQVWDERIGSARVQAKNWRLMAFGSLLLSSGLAAGLVWQSTHGTVVPWVVEIDRLGEARAIAPATADYTPSDPQIAWYLARFIKDVRAAPADPVVVRQSWLQAYDFTTTAGAAALNDYARANDPFAKLGKQQIAVDVSSVIRASTDSFRVAWIERRYQDGTLADTTRWTAILTIIIQPPTDADRLRKNPLGVYVNAINWSKELGQ from the coding sequence ATGTTCCGACGCGCCTCGGTGCGCTATGGGCGCACGCCAGAACCGGAAACGCCCTATCAGCGAGCCGCGCAAGTCTGGGACGAGCGCATCGGCTCCGCACGCGTCCAGGCGAAGAACTGGCGGCTGATGGCTTTCGGCTCTTTGCTCTTGTCCAGCGGCCTCGCGGCCGGTCTCGTCTGGCAGTCGACCCATGGGACCGTCGTCCCCTGGGTCGTGGAAATCGATCGGCTCGGCGAGGCGCGCGCCATCGCGCCGGCGACCGCCGATTACACGCCGTCCGATCCGCAAATCGCCTGGTATCTCGCCCGCTTCATCAAGGACGTGCGCGCCGCGCCCGCCGACCCGGTCGTCGTCCGACAGAGCTGGCTGCAGGCCTATGACTTCACGACGACGGCCGGCGCCGCCGCGCTCAACGATTACGCCCGCGCCAATGATCCATTCGCCAAGCTCGGCAAGCAGCAGATCGCAGTCGACGTCTCCAGCGTCATCCGCGCCTCGACCGACTCGTTCCGCGTCGCCTGGATCGAGCGCCGCTATCAGGACGGCACGCTCGCCGACACCACGCGATGGACGGCGATCCTCACGATCATAATCCAGCCGCCGACCGATGCCGATCGCCTCCGAAAGAATCCTCTTGGCGTCTACGTCAACGCCATCAACTGGTCCAAGGAGCTCGGACAATGA
- the trbG gene encoding P-type conjugative transfer protein TrbG, translating to MTRPNFLNAGDPALRIAVNMRFRKEGNASFRKAGFAILLISAPSLAGCAKFIPPDIDYDDAAPARLSADPPAPVKIVTLAKPLPLPGQLKPLHGGKAPPEPADPAVRVNQANAAARVQPIRDGFINAVQVYPFSGGALYQVYAAPGQITDVALQEGEQLVGSGPVAAGDTVRWIIGDTESGAGATKKIHILVKPTRRDLVTNLVVNTDRRTYLLELRSTEKTYMASVSWQYPEDQLIALRRQNAIAESAVPIATGVDVSALNFRYAIQGDTPAWRPLRAFDDGSKVYIEFPTGIRQGETPPLFVIGPAGGSELVNYRVSRNYYIVDRLFAAAELRLGDADSERRVRIVRTDGRPRS from the coding sequence ATGACCCGGCCGAATTTCCTGAATGCCGGCGATCCGGCTCTGCGCATTGCCGTGAACATGCGCTTTCGGAAAGAAGGAAACGCGTCTTTCCGTAAAGCCGGCTTTGCGATTCTCCTCATCTCCGCGCCTTCGCTCGCCGGATGCGCGAAATTCATTCCGCCGGATATCGATTATGATGACGCCGCGCCGGCGCGGCTCTCCGCCGATCCGCCCGCGCCGGTGAAAATCGTCACCCTCGCCAAGCCGCTTCCCTTGCCTGGGCAATTGAAACCGCTGCATGGCGGCAAGGCGCCGCCCGAGCCTGCCGATCCGGCCGTGCGCGTCAATCAGGCCAACGCCGCCGCCCGCGTGCAGCCTATACGCGACGGATTCATCAATGCCGTGCAGGTCTATCCCTTCTCGGGCGGCGCGCTCTATCAGGTCTATGCCGCGCCAGGACAGATCACTGACGTCGCCTTGCAGGAGGGCGAGCAGCTCGTCGGCTCCGGACCGGTTGCCGCCGGCGACACGGTCCGCTGGATCATCGGCGACACGGAGAGCGGCGCGGGCGCGACCAAAAAAATTCACATCCTCGTCAAGCCGACGCGGCGGGACCTCGTCACCAATCTCGTCGTCAACACAGATCGGCGCACCTATCTGCTCGAGCTGCGATCGACCGAGAAGACCTATATGGCCTCGGTCTCCTGGCAATACCCGGAAGACCAGCTCATCGCTCTGCGCCGTCAGAACGCCATTGCGGAGTCCGCTGTGCCGATCGCAACCGGGGTCGACGTCTCCGCGCTGAACTTCCGCTACGCGATCCAGGGCGACACTCCCGCCTGGCGGCCGCTGCGCGCCTTCGACGACGGATCGAAGGTCTATATCGAATTCCCGACCGGCATTCGCCAGGGCGAGACGCCGCCGCTCTTTGTCATCGGTCCGGCCGGCGGCTCGGAGCTGGTCAATTATCGTGTCAGCCGCAATTACTACATCGTCGATCGCCTCTTCGCCGCCGCAGAACTGCGCCTCGGCGATGCGGACAGCGAACGGCGCGTGCGCATCGTCCGCACCGACGGAAGGCCTCGGTCATGA
- a CDS encoding TrbI/VirB10 family protein, translating into MTSNSNDERFAASPPVTPDLRLRGERPRVTRLSRKVLIGMAGVVALAIASALGYALQPRDRTGATQELYNTQNRPAADGLANLPKDYTGLPRPAPPLGPPLPGDLGRPILNAGVAANTTIVGASASDPEAQRRAQEGEAARVSRLFAQTSERERPITPIAPTTISAADAGVAAPSSVDAGSAQNMQDRKTAFLTASTDRRTVSPDRLTKPASPYIVQAGTVIPAALITGLRSDLPGQITAQVTEAVYDSPTGKFLLIPQGAKLIGQYDSSVAYGQRRVLLAWTRLIMPNGTSIVLERQPGADAAGYAGLEDEVDDHWDMLLKGAALSTFFSVGAEAGTTNSENSLIQAIRRGGSNSASQTGQLLIQRQLNVQPTLTIRPGFPVRVLVTRDLLLAPYKEGTAP; encoded by the coding sequence ATGACGTCGAACTCGAATGACGAGCGGTTCGCCGCGTCGCCGCCGGTCACGCCGGACCTTCGCCTGCGAGGCGAACGTCCGCGCGTGACGCGGCTATCGCGCAAGGTGCTGATCGGCATGGCGGGCGTCGTCGCCCTCGCGATTGCCAGCGCGCTCGGCTACGCTCTGCAGCCTCGCGACAGGACCGGCGCGACCCAGGAACTCTACAACACGCAAAATCGTCCCGCCGCCGACGGCCTCGCGAATCTGCCCAAGGACTATACCGGATTGCCGCGCCCGGCGCCGCCGCTCGGACCGCCTCTGCCGGGCGATCTCGGCCGGCCCATTCTGAATGCTGGCGTGGCCGCCAATACGACGATCGTCGGCGCATCGGCTTCCGATCCCGAAGCGCAGCGCCGCGCGCAGGAAGGTGAGGCTGCGCGCGTGAGCCGGCTCTTTGCTCAGACGAGTGAGCGCGAGAGGCCGATCACGCCGATCGCTCCGACCACGATTTCCGCGGCCGACGCCGGCGTCGCGGCGCCGTCTTCTGTCGACGCCGGCTCTGCCCAGAACATGCAGGATCGCAAGACCGCTTTTCTGACTGCTTCCACCGATCGCCGCACTGTCAGTCCCGATCGGCTCACCAAGCCTGCGTCGCCCTACATCGTCCAGGCCGGCACTGTCATCCCGGCCGCGCTCATCACCGGCCTCCGCTCCGATCTGCCCGGACAGATCACCGCCCAAGTGACCGAGGCGGTCTACGACAGTCCCACGGGGAAATTTCTGCTCATCCCCCAGGGCGCGAAGCTCATCGGCCAATATGACAGTTCCGTTGCCTATGGCCAAAGGCGCGTGCTCCTCGCCTGGACACGGCTCATCATGCCCAATGGAACCTCGATCGTGCTGGAGCGGCAGCCCGGCGCCGATGCGGCGGGCTATGCCGGCCTCGAGGACGAGGTCGACGATCATTGGGACATGCTGCTCAAGGGAGCCGCGCTCTCGACTTTTTTCAGCGTCGGCGCCGAAGCCGGAACGACGAACAGCGAGAACAGCCTCATCCAGGCGATCCGCCGCGGCGGCTCCAACAGCGCGAGCCAGACCGGGCAATTGCTCATTCAACGCCAGCTCAATGTCCAGCCCACTCTCACCATCCGGCCGGGTTTCCCCGTCCGTGTGCTGGTGACGCGGGATCTTCTATTGGCTCCATACAAGGAAGGAACGGCGCCGTGA